A single region of the Vicia villosa cultivar HV-30 ecotype Madison, WI linkage group LG4, Vvil1.0, whole genome shotgun sequence genome encodes:
- the LOC131600516 gene encoding protein LURP-one-related 15-like translates to MANQPQLSTTAIISPQYCAPATNPVDLIITKERTLRDSFTVTDTNNNVVFTVKSSLVTIVTSHEHRFLCDANGNHILRLRRSLTATNDTWKAFRGESEEANDLIFTRKLSSLIQLRTKLSVYLANNSTRDCDFTVKANLSQKTWKVYIGNSDNLVAQIKKKLGTMFSREKYMVNVSPNMDYAFIVALVVTFD, encoded by the exons ATGGCAAATCAACCACAACTCTCTACAACCGCCATTATCAGCCCTCAATACTGTGCTCCAG CTACAAATCCGGTTGATTTGATAATCACAAAGGAGAGAACTTTGAGAGATAGCTTCACTGTCACAGACACCAACAACAACGTTGTTTTCACTGTCAAAAGTTCTCTTGTAACCATCGTAACATCCCATGAACACAGGTTCTTATGTGATGCTAACGGAAATCATATTCTTCGTCTTCGTAGATCG CTGACAGCAACAAATGATACTTGGAAAGCATTTAGAGGTGAAAGTGAAGAAGCAAACGATCTTATCTTTACTAGGAAGCTATCATCATTGATCCAGCTAAGGACTAAATTAAGTGTGTATTTGGCAAATAATAGCACACGAGATTGTGATTTCACTGTCAAAGCAAATTtatctcaaaaaacatggaaagTTTATATTGGCAATTCAGACAATCTTGTTGCTCAG ATAAAGAAGAAGCTTGGCACTATGTTTAGCAGGGAAAAGTACATGGTCAATGTGTCTCCCAATATGGATTATGCATTCATTGTGGCTCTAGTTGTCACCTTTGATTAA